A stretch of the Bordetella genomosp. 8 genome encodes the following:
- a CDS encoding (2Fe-2S)-binding protein, whose protein sequence is MTTAVNEQIRQIAVRVNGKEYAEDVRVRLTLADFLRHQLGLTGTHVGCEHGVCGACTVLMDGLSVRSCLTLAVQADGHDITTIEGLACEGSLHPIQQAFKDEHGLQCGFCTPGMLTTLTELLNSNPHPTEAEIRVAISGNLCRCTGYDGIVKATLAAAARLRGEGAQA, encoded by the coding sequence ATGACTACTGCCGTCAACGAACAAATCCGCCAGATCGCCGTGCGCGTCAATGGCAAGGAATACGCGGAAGATGTACGCGTCCGCCTCACGCTCGCGGATTTCCTGCGCCACCAGCTGGGACTGACCGGTACCCACGTCGGCTGCGAGCACGGCGTGTGCGGCGCCTGCACGGTGCTGATGGACGGCCTGTCCGTCCGCTCCTGTCTGACGCTGGCCGTGCAGGCGGACGGGCACGACATCACCACCATCGAAGGCCTGGCTTGCGAAGGCAGCCTGCATCCCATCCAGCAGGCCTTCAAGGACGAACACGGCTTGCAGTGCGGCTTCTGTACGCCCGGCATGCTGACCACGCTGACCGAACTGCTGAACAGCAATCCCCACCCGACGGAAGCCGAAATCCGCGTGGCGATTTCCGGCAACCTGTGCCGCTGCACCGGCTACGACGGCATCGTCAAGGCAACGCTGGCCGCCGCCGCCCGCCTGCGCGGCGAAGGAGCGCAGGCATGA
- a CDS encoding FAD binding domain-containing protein encodes MKPSVFTYHDPRTVDDAVGLLGRLDNARPLAGGQSLMAMINMRFVQPDHLVDLNKVDELAGIHESPDEIRIGAMTRQRDLEFSALIGARIPLMSEALLHVGHRQTRNRGTLGGSLCHLDPAAELVAVAAACDAVVEVAGPNGRRDIPFDAFPLGFMMPSVEADELVVGARFPLWPRGHGAAFFEFSRRHGDFAIVSAAALVALDGNGRIARSALVLGGVGTVPLRMADVENVLAGNVPSLELLRQASEQCRAVEALDDALVPATYRQSLAVVMARRALLTACTRAGAPIAEARIPA; translated from the coding sequence ATGAAGCCATCGGTTTTCACCTATCACGATCCCCGCACCGTCGACGACGCTGTCGGCCTGCTCGGGCGACTGGATAATGCGCGGCCGCTGGCCGGCGGCCAGTCGCTGATGGCGATGATCAATATGCGTTTCGTGCAGCCGGACCATCTGGTGGACCTGAACAAGGTCGACGAACTGGCCGGCATCCACGAATCTCCCGACGAAATCCGCATCGGCGCCATGACGCGCCAGCGCGACCTTGAATTCTCCGCGCTGATCGGCGCGCGCATCCCGCTGATGAGCGAAGCGCTGCTGCACGTCGGGCACCGGCAGACGCGCAACCGCGGCACGCTGGGCGGCTCGCTGTGCCACCTGGACCCGGCGGCCGAACTGGTCGCCGTGGCCGCGGCCTGCGACGCGGTGGTCGAAGTGGCCGGGCCCAATGGCCGCCGCGATATTCCCTTCGATGCCTTCCCGCTGGGCTTCATGATGCCGTCGGTGGAAGCCGACGAACTCGTCGTCGGCGCGCGCTTTCCGCTGTGGCCGCGCGGACACGGCGCCGCGTTCTTCGAATTCTCGCGCCGGCACGGCGACTTCGCCATCGTGTCGGCCGCCGCGCTGGTGGCGCTGGATGGCAATGGCCGCATCGCCCGCAGCGCGCTGGTATTGGGCGGCGTCGGCACCGTGCCCTTGCGCATGGCCGATGTGGAAAACGTCCTGGCCGGCAACGTGCCATCCCTGGAACTGCTGCGCCAGGCATCCGAGCAATGCCGCGCGGTCGAGGCCCTGGACGACGCGCTGGTGCCGGCCACCTACCGCCAGAGCCTGGCCGTGGTCATGGCGCGCCGCGCGCTCCTCACCGCCTGTACGCGTGCCGGCGCGCCCATCGCCGAAGCCCGCATTCCCGCATGA
- a CDS encoding tripartite tricarboxylate transporter substrate binding protein encodes MMQRHHIRASRRAAPVLAAALCAALALDSGAAAAAYPDHQITLVVPYAPGGGVDSVGRILSRGLAKELNQSVVVENRPGAGATVGAGYVKRAAADGYTVMVVDPALIINPSLMPNLPYEPLRDFKAVSMLTVSPLMLSVTNSLPAKSVADLQGLAKSGGQGLSFASAGIGTTPHMAGELFKLKTQGNFIHVPYKGSGPAMTDLISGQVQFSFSTIAAASPFVTTGKIRALATTGDKRSPDWPQLPTVAETVPGFKVLFWTGLFVPAQTPADVVAKLNAAVAKVWQGEEAQEALKKIGETPAPVMTSAQSQDFVQGESKMWATVVKDANIKVD; translated from the coding sequence ATGATGCAACGACACCACATCCGCGCCTCCCGGCGCGCCGCACCGGTATTGGCCGCCGCGCTCTGCGCGGCCCTCGCACTGGACTCCGGCGCCGCGGCAGCCGCCTATCCCGACCACCAGATCACGCTGGTCGTGCCGTACGCCCCCGGCGGCGGCGTGGATTCCGTCGGCCGCATCCTCAGCCGTGGACTGGCCAAGGAATTGAACCAATCCGTGGTGGTGGAAAACCGTCCTGGGGCGGGGGCCACGGTCGGCGCCGGCTACGTCAAGCGCGCCGCCGCCGACGGCTACACGGTCATGGTGGTCGACCCCGCGCTGATCATCAATCCCAGCCTGATGCCCAACCTGCCTTACGAGCCCCTGCGGGACTTCAAGGCGGTGTCCATGCTGACGGTCTCCCCCTTGATGCTGTCGGTCACCAACAGCCTGCCCGCCAAGAGCGTCGCCGACCTGCAAGGCCTGGCGAAATCGGGTGGCCAGGGATTGAGCTTTGCGTCCGCCGGCATCGGCACCACGCCGCACATGGCGGGCGAACTGTTCAAGCTCAAGACCCAGGGCAACTTCATCCACGTGCCCTATAAAGGTTCAGGCCCGGCCATGACGGACCTGATCTCCGGCCAGGTGCAGTTTTCCTTCTCCACCATCGCGGCGGCTTCGCCCTTCGTGACCACGGGCAAGATCCGCGCGCTGGCGACCACGGGCGACAAGCGCAGCCCGGACTGGCCGCAGCTGCCCACGGTGGCCGAAACCGTGCCTGGATTCAAGGTGCTATTCTGGACCGGCCTGTTCGTGCCCGCGCAGACGCCTGCCGACGTCGTGGCCAAACTGAACGCCGCCGTCGCCAAGGTCTGGCAGGGCGAGGAAGCGCAGGAAGCCTTGAAGAAGATAGGCGAAACGCCCGCTCCCGTGATGACCTCGGCGCAAAGCCAGGACTTCGTCCAGGGGGAAAGCAAGATGTGGGCGACCGTCGTCAAGGACGCCAATATCAAGGTCGACTGA
- a CDS encoding UdgX family uracil-DNA binding protein (This protein belongs to the uracil DNA glycosylase superfamily, members of which act in excision repair of DNA. However, it belongs more specifically to UdgX branch, whose founding member was found to bind uracil in DNA (where it does not belong), without cleaving it, appears to promote DNA repair by a pathway involving RecA, rather than base excision.): MTTRTTRTTRTTASDNQARPDERGDAPLIVPDQHPRTLRDCRRCGLWHDATQPVPGQGPRRASILLVGEQPGDQEDKAGLPFVGPAGGLLDRALADAGVRRDDVFVTNAVKHFKWFPRGKRRMHKTPAQREVMACHYWLEKELASVRPSVAVSLGATALRSLMQRADVRLGAMLGEPVKVGDLVVVPTYHPSFILRAPDPQAREAAYSALVQALGTAGRIAAGDAQTEKTSAP, encoded by the coding sequence ATGACAACCCGAACGACCCGGACAACCCGAACGACTGCTTCCGACAACCAGGCGCGGCCGGACGAGCGCGGCGATGCTCCGTTGATCGTGCCCGACCAGCACCCCAGGACCCTGCGGGACTGCCGGCGCTGCGGCTTGTGGCACGACGCCACCCAGCCGGTGCCCGGCCAAGGGCCGCGCCGCGCTTCCATCCTGCTGGTGGGGGAGCAGCCCGGCGACCAGGAGGACAAGGCCGGCTTGCCCTTCGTCGGGCCGGCGGGCGGCTTGCTGGACCGCGCGCTGGCGGATGCCGGTGTGCGGCGCGACGACGTCTTCGTCACCAACGCCGTGAAGCACTTCAAGTGGTTCCCGCGCGGCAAGCGCCGCATGCACAAGACGCCGGCGCAGCGGGAAGTGATGGCCTGCCATTACTGGCTGGAAAAGGAGCTGGCGTCGGTACGCCCGTCAGTGGCCGTCAGCCTGGGCGCGACCGCCTTGCGTTCGCTGATGCAGCGCGCCGACGTGCGCCTGGGCGCCATGCTCGGGGAGCCGGTCAAGGTGGGCGATCTGGTGGTCGTCCCCACCTATCACCCTTCCTTCATATTGCGCGCGCCCGATCCGCAGGCCCGTGAGGCCGCTTACTCGGCCCTGGTGCAGGCACTGGGAACCGCGGGCAGGATCGCCGCGGGCGATGCGCAGACGGAAAAGACATCGGCCCCGTGA
- a CDS encoding DUF4148 domain-containing protein: MKIQTIVSSVALSLSLALVAGAQAGTPRGDTDNVPFQGVYGQVDNGATSRDQVVAQLQQARAAGLTGNDDVDNAPFTAQADAPSAPAIAQSGGVHGDVAFGDIDNQPFQGV, encoded by the coding sequence ATGAAGATCCAAACCATTGTTTCCTCCGTTGCCCTGTCCCTGTCCCTGGCCCTGGTGGCTGGCGCCCAAGCCGGCACGCCGCGTGGCGATACGGACAACGTCCCGTTCCAAGGCGTCTACGGCCAGGTCGACAACGGCGCCACCAGCCGTGACCAGGTGGTTGCCCAGCTGCAGCAAGCGCGCGCGGCCGGCCTGACCGGTAATGACGACGTGGACAACGCGCCGTTCACCGCCCAGGCGGATGCCCCTTCGGCACCCGCCATCGCGCAAAGCGGCGGCGTGCACGGTGACGTCGCCTTCGGCGACATCGACAACCAGCCGTTCCAAGGCGTCTAA
- a CDS encoding DUF4148 domain-containing protein codes for MNAKTIVSAFVLSFAAIGAAQAATPRGDSDNAPFQGVYGQQASSTSRDQVVAQLEQARAAGLTANADSDNAPFTAQADVASVPAVAQGGGVHGDLAFGDIDNQPFEG; via the coding sequence ATGAATGCCAAGACCATCGTTTCCGCTTTTGTTCTTTCGTTCGCCGCCATCGGTGCCGCGCAAGCCGCGACCCCCCGTGGCGATTCGGACAACGCGCCGTTCCAAGGCGTCTACGGCCAGCAAGCCAGCAGCACCAGCCGCGACCAGGTCGTCGCGCAACTGGAACAAGCGCGCGCCGCCGGCCTGACCGCCAATGCCGACAGCGACAACGCGCCTTTCACCGCGCAAGCTGACGTGGCTTCGGTCCCGGCGGTTGCCCAAGGCGGCGGCGTGCATGGCGACCTCGCTTTCGGCGACATCGACAACCAGCCCTTCGAAGGCTGA
- a CDS encoding heavy metal sensor histidine kinase, translating to MRRRWRRSLTLRTALSFALLSALVVSIAGMYLYKAMESSMMARSDVGLIGRVDRFRALLRDTLTLDEIRARPGLFENMLGNEQDVLVFRIPGAEPVMDVNPGHQTLPPVAPVAEDQPLSRENIRDGTTTAGGGMRVVSAMARTMDGMPVEVQAAHLLVNETRMLALYRDQIALAVAAAFLSIAVLGYVALRRGLRPLRAMARQAARITPASLDQRLNLADTPHELRELTASFNAMLDRLADGYERLTQFSADLAHEIRTPIGALMGNCQVALYQRRSPAEYESVLASSLEELERLSRLVENILFLARAENAQSALDYVQLDLDTELRRIAEYFEGLAEERGLRLRCAGSGVVRADAMLFRRALGNLVANAVRYADADTEISLSARADGDAVLVQVGNRGMPIPPDRLHKLFDRFYRADLSRSAGSDASGLGLAIVRAIMALHGGKAWAESSPDGHIRFTLSYPRTSTPKPTATITDRELLVKMER from the coding sequence ATGCGCCGACGATGGCGACGCTCCCTGACGCTGCGCACGGCGCTGTCGTTCGCGCTGCTCTCGGCCCTGGTCGTCAGCATCGCCGGCATGTACCTGTACAAGGCGATGGAATCCAGCATGATGGCGCGCAGCGACGTCGGCCTGATCGGCCGCGTCGACCGTTTCCGCGCGCTGCTGCGCGACACGCTCACCCTGGATGAAATCCGCGCGCGGCCCGGCCTGTTCGAAAACATGCTGGGCAACGAACAGGACGTGCTGGTATTCCGCATTCCCGGCGCCGAACCGGTCATGGACGTCAATCCCGGCCACCAGACGCTGCCTCCCGTCGCCCCGGTGGCGGAAGACCAGCCGCTGAGCCGCGAAAACATCCGCGACGGCACGACCACGGCGGGCGGCGGCATGCGGGTGGTCTCGGCCATGGCGCGCACCATGGACGGCATGCCGGTGGAAGTACAGGCCGCGCATCTGCTGGTGAACGAAACGCGCATGCTGGCGCTGTATCGCGACCAGATCGCGCTGGCCGTCGCCGCGGCCTTCCTTTCCATCGCGGTGCTGGGCTATGTGGCGCTGAGGCGCGGCTTGCGGCCATTGCGAGCGATGGCGCGGCAGGCGGCGCGCATAACGCCGGCCAGCCTGGACCAGCGCCTGAACCTGGCCGACACGCCGCACGAACTGCGCGAGCTGACCGCGTCCTTCAATGCCATGCTGGACAGGCTCGCCGACGGCTATGAACGGTTGACGCAGTTTTCCGCCGACCTGGCGCACGAGATCCGGACGCCCATCGGCGCCTTGATGGGCAACTGCCAGGTCGCCTTGTACCAGCGCCGCAGCCCGGCGGAGTATGAAAGCGTGCTGGCCTCCAGCCTGGAAGAGCTGGAACGCCTGTCGCGGCTGGTGGAAAACATCCTGTTCCTGGCGCGCGCCGAAAACGCGCAATCGGCGCTGGACTACGTCCAGCTGGACCTGGATACGGAACTGCGCCGCATCGCGGAGTATTTCGAAGGGCTGGCCGAAGAGCGCGGCTTGCGGCTGCGGTGCGCCGGCAGCGGCGTCGTCCGGGCCGACGCCATGCTGTTCCGTCGCGCGCTGGGCAATCTGGTGGCCAATGCGGTGCGCTACGCGGACGCGGACACCGAGATCAGCCTGTCGGCGCGCGCCGACGGCGATGCGGTGCTGGTCCAGGTCGGCAATCGCGGCATGCCCATTCCCCCGGACAGGCTGCACAAGCTTTTCGATCGCTTCTATCGTGCCGACCTGTCGCGCAGCGCCGGCTCGGACGCCAGCGGCCTGGGCCTGGCCATCGTGCGCGCGATCATGGCCTTGCATGGCGGCAAGGCATGGGCGGAATCGTCGCCCGACGGGCATATCCGCTTCACGCTTTCTTACCCGCGGACCTCGACCCCGAAACCCACCGCTACGATCACCGATCGGGAATTGCTTGTCAAAATGGAAAGATGA
- a CDS encoding heavy metal response regulator transcription factor, with amino-acid sequence MRILVVEDDLKTGEYLKKGLGESGYAVDLARHGADGLHMALEQRYDLIVLDVMLPGMNGWQIMEALRKQQDVPVLFLTARDQLQDRIRGLELGADDYLVKPFSFTELVLRVRTLLRRGVVREADHLRLADMHIDVLRRRVTRMHTAIALTTKEFTLLHLLVRREGEVLSRAIIASEVWDMNFDSDTNVVDVAIKRLRAKIDKPFEPKLIHTVRGIGYVCEVRACADDGDAP; translated from the coding sequence GTGCGCATACTGGTGGTCGAAGACGACCTCAAAACCGGCGAATACCTGAAGAAGGGCCTCGGCGAATCGGGCTACGCGGTGGATCTGGCGCGCCACGGCGCCGACGGCCTGCACATGGCGCTCGAACAGCGCTACGACCTGATCGTGCTGGACGTCATGCTGCCCGGTATGAACGGCTGGCAGATCATGGAAGCGCTGCGCAAGCAGCAGGACGTGCCCGTGCTGTTCCTGACCGCGCGCGATCAGCTGCAGGACCGCATCCGCGGCCTCGAGCTGGGCGCCGACGACTACCTGGTCAAGCCGTTTTCCTTTACCGAGCTGGTGCTGCGCGTACGCACGCTGCTACGCCGTGGCGTCGTGCGCGAGGCCGACCACCTGCGCCTGGCCGACATGCACATCGACGTCCTGCGCAGGCGCGTCACGCGCATGCACACCGCCATCGCGCTCACCACCAAGGAATTCACGCTGCTGCACCTGCTGGTGCGGCGCGAAGGTGAAGTCCTGTCGCGCGCCATCATCGCGTCGGAAGTGTGGGACATGAATTTCGACAGCGATACCAATGTGGTCGACGTCGCCATCAAGCGCCTGCGCGCCAAGATCGACAAGCCCTTCGAACCCAAATTGATCCACACGGTACGTGGCATAGGCTACGTCTGCGAGGTGCGCGCATGCGCCGACGATGGCGACGCTCCCTGA